The Ancylobacter sp. WKF20 genome contains a region encoding:
- the terL gene encoding phage terminase large subunit → MSNNSAGPIFVHKDPIRADFRNFLFLVWKHLGLPEPTPEQYDIAGYLQHGPKKKMIMAFRGVGKSWIYGAFVAWRGYTNPDWKMMVVSASKQAADSLSMFVKKIIDEMPMLQHLRPREGQKDSVVMFDFGPSRTSKDPSVKSVGITGQITGSRADEIIADDIETTNNSYTAQARERLLELIKEFSAVVKPESGYITYLGTPQSEMSIYNELPGRGYEIRIWPARIPTNPEKYAGRLAPYILKLMANGAMAGDPVSPRFPEHVLREKEAEYGRSGFALQFMLDSSLSDADRYPLKLSDLIVFTLDPRMAPVKFVWAAGPDQVLEDLPNPGMTGDRFHSPMWTAREMAEFTGSVMFIDPSGRGKDETAYAVVKILHGWLYLTASGGALGGYEEGTLNRLAVIAKQHNVNRVLVESNFGDGMFTQLLKPVLARIHPVTVEEVRAKGQKEARIIETLEPLMNQHRLIIDRKVVEDDLRSVEALPVEGAGHYSLFYQLTRLTKERGSLRHDDRLDAVAGACQYWLEHMASDTDKAASDHYNRLMQEELERYMDGVLGAPKAADTWMGNRL, encoded by the coding sequence ATCTCCAATAACTCAGCCGGCCCCATCTTCGTCCACAAGGACCCGATCCGGGCCGACTTCCGAAACTTCCTGTTCCTCGTCTGGAAACACCTCGGCCTGCCCGAGCCGACCCCGGAACAGTACGACATCGCCGGCTACCTTCAGCACGGCCCCAAGAAGAAGATGATCATGGCTTTCCGAGGCGTCGGGAAGTCATGGATTTACGGGGCCTTTGTCGCGTGGCGCGGCTACACGAACCCCGACTGGAAGATGATGGTCGTGTCCGCCTCGAAGCAGGCGGCCGACAGCCTGTCGATGTTCGTCAAGAAGATCATCGACGAGATGCCCATGCTCCAGCATCTGCGCCCCCGCGAGGGCCAGAAGGACAGCGTGGTCATGTTCGACTTCGGGCCTTCGCGCACGTCGAAGGACCCCTCGGTGAAGTCGGTGGGCATCACCGGCCAGATCACCGGCTCCCGCGCTGACGAAATCATCGCGGACGATATCGAGACCACGAACAACTCCTACACGGCGCAGGCCCGCGAGCGCCTGCTTGAGCTGATCAAGGAGTTCTCGGCGGTCGTGAAGCCCGAGAGCGGCTACATTACCTACCTCGGCACGCCGCAGTCCGAGATGTCCATCTACAATGAGCTACCGGGACGCGGGTACGAAATCCGCATCTGGCCTGCGCGCATCCCGACGAACCCCGAGAAGTACGCCGGCCGGCTCGCCCCCTACATCCTGAAGCTCATGGCGAACGGGGCGATGGCCGGCGACCCGGTGTCCCCGCGCTTCCCTGAGCACGTGCTGCGCGAGAAGGAGGCCGAGTATGGCCGATCCGGCTTCGCGCTCCAGTTCATGCTCGACAGCAGCCTCTCCGATGCCGACCGCTACCCGCTGAAGCTGTCCGACCTGATCGTGTTCACCCTCGATCCGCGCATGGCACCCGTGAAGTTCGTGTGGGCGGCCGGGCCAGACCAAGTGCTTGAAGACCTCCCGAACCCCGGAATGACCGGAGACCGCTTCCACTCCCCCATGTGGACCGCGCGGGAGATGGCCGAGTTCACCGGGTCCGTCATGTTCATCGACCCCTCAGGACGCGGCAAGGACGAGACCGCCTATGCGGTCGTAAAAATCCTGCACGGGTGGCTCTACCTGACGGCCTCGGGCGGCGCGTTAGGGGGCTACGAGGAGGGCACGCTCAACCGCCTTGCGGTCATCGCCAAGCAGCACAACGTCAACCGGGTGCTCGTCGAGAGCAACTTCGGTGACGGCATGTTCACGCAACTCCTCAAGCCCGTGCTCGCCCGCATCCATCCGGTGACGGTCGAAGAGGTACGCGCCAAGGGACAGAAGGAGGCACGCATCATTGAGACGCTGGAGCCCCTCATGAACCAGCACCGGCTCATCATCGACCGCAAGGTGGTGGAGGATGACCTCCGCTCGGTGGAGGCGCTGCCGGTCGAAGGCGCCGGCCACTACAGCCTGTTCTACCAGCTCACCCGCCTTACCAAGGAGCGCGGTTCGCTGCGCCACGACGACCGTCTAGACGCCGTTGCAGGCGCTTGCCAATACTGGTTGGAGCACATGGCCTCAGACACCGACAAGGCCGCCAGCGACCACTACAACCGCCTCATGCAGGAGGAGCTGGAGCGATACATGGACGGCGTGTTGGGAGCGCCGAAAGCTGCCGACACGTGGATGGGAAATCGTTTATAA
- a CDS encoding phage tail fiber protein, protein MAVLQTSLFYRGDGSTRRYPVAFDYRDRSYVYVTVNGAQVPFTWITSGQLELAAAPANGTLINIFRRTATGALVRFEDGSTVTGEDLNTTYEHVLDIVEETSDGVTAITEEARTALDNSASAVATAGQALSLAGVAATDAASAKAEAASAKTTSEEALEVALEASTTAADLFKVAQDLAEAVVIDDAADLPFDPAGTNLTATNVQDAVAAIALVTGAAEITTDKVKIAGTNETLTARFLAAESALSQAVEDIADKADAAATQTALDAKSPIGHGHSVSEVAGLSDALANKADQSATATALAGKAAATHTHSKSQVTGLDADLTWLSNGKYLAAVNFQGNGTVTIRKTYNVSAIGDLGSGTYRVYFATAMPDTNYMALLSCTNTGDGQQGQAPSVVHITSQQTTYIDLVTYTSNSVTQNNFDPNIVNLVIFRGT, encoded by the coding sequence TTGGCAGTCCTTCAAACGTCCCTCTTCTACCGGGGGGACGGTTCGACCCGACGTTACCCGGTCGCCTTTGACTACCGCGACCGCAGCTACGTCTACGTCACCGTGAACGGCGCGCAGGTTCCGTTCACGTGGATCACCTCGGGCCAGCTTGAGCTTGCCGCTGCGCCCGCAAACGGCACCCTCATCAACATCTTCCGCCGCACCGCGACCGGCGCCTTGGTCCGGTTCGAGGACGGTTCGACCGTCACCGGGGAAGACCTCAACACGACCTATGAGCACGTTCTCGACATCGTGGAGGAGACCAGCGACGGCGTTACGGCCATCACCGAGGAGGCGCGCACGGCGCTGGATAACTCGGCCTCGGCGGTGGCAACGGCGGGGCAGGCGCTGAGCCTCGCGGGCGTTGCGGCCACGGATGCGGCGTCCGCCAAGGCTGAAGCTGCGAGCGCCAAGACCACCTCGGAGGAGGCCCTCGAAGTCGCCCTTGAGGCTTCAACGACTGCCGCTGACCTGTTCAAGGTGGCTCAGGACCTCGCGGAGGCGGTTGTCATCGACGACGCCGCCGACCTTCCGTTCGATCCGGCAGGAACCAACCTCACGGCGACCAATGTGCAGGACGCGGTAGCGGCCATCGCCCTCGTCACAGGCGCAGCCGAAATCACCACCGACAAGGTGAAGATTGCGGGAACCAATGAGACGCTCACGGCGCGCTTCTTGGCAGCCGAGAGCGCGCTTTCACAGGCCGTAGAGGACATTGCGGATAAGGCAGACGCCGCAGCCACGCAGACGGCGCTCGACGCAAAGTCCCCAATCGGCCACGGCCACAGCGTCTCCGAAGTGGCTGGCCTGTCCGATGCTCTCGCCAACAAGGCAGATCAGTCGGCTACGGCTACCGCACTGGCCGGCAAAGCAGCCGCGACCCATACGCACTCAAAATCGCAGGTGACGGGTCTAGATGCCGACCTGACTTGGTTGAGCAATGGCAAGTATCTGGCCGCCGTGAACTTTCAGGGAAACGGGACCGTGACAATCCGCAAGACGTACAACGTCAGCGCGATTGGTGACTTGGGCTCTGGCACATATCGAGTGTACTTCGCGACTGCAATGCCGGACACGAATTACATGGCGCTGCTCTCTTGCACCAATACTGGTGATGGGCAGCAGGGGCAGGCCCCGAGTGTCGTTCACATCACTAGCCAGCAAACAACTTACATAGACCTCGTGACCTATACGTCCAACTCGGTCACGCAGAACAACTTCGATCCGAATATCGTCAACCTTGTCATCTTCCGGGGAACCTGA
- a CDS encoding phage protein Gp13 family protein — MRAQIVKATIDDCRELADNLRVADREEVAAATGLTPLEVLTHSLGGEAYAARDEEGTVLMFGTFPTETSGAALVWLLGTDRIVRKQREFLRRCQPVLDILHRQYPLLYNYADARNATHVRWLKWCGFRVLRELPNAGAGGVTFLEVVRFKRTECVPQ, encoded by the coding sequence ATGAGGGCGCAGATAGTCAAAGCCACCATCGACGACTGCCGCGAGCTGGCCGACAACCTGCGGGTGGCGGATCGGGAAGAGGTGGCCGCCGCCACCGGGCTTACCCCTCTGGAGGTCCTGACGCACTCTTTAGGGGGGGAAGCCTACGCCGCAAGGGATGAGGAAGGCACCGTGCTGATGTTCGGCACGTTCCCGACCGAGACATCCGGAGCGGCGCTTGTGTGGTTGCTTGGCACCGACCGTATCGTGCGCAAGCAGCGCGAGTTCTTGCGGCGGTGCCAGCCCGTCCTCGACATCCTCCACCGTCAATATCCGCTCCTTTACAACTACGCAGACGCGCGCAATGCGACGCACGTGCGTTGGTTGAAGTGGTGCGGGTTTCGTGTCCTTCGAGAGCTGCCGAATGCCGGCGCCGGGGGCGTGACCTTCCTTGAAGTCGTGAGATTTAAGCGCACCGAATGTGTACCGCAGTAG
- a CDS encoding IS3 family transposase (programmed frameshift), whose protein sequence is MGKANFTEDFKRDAVLQITERGYPVAEVAARLGISKYSLYEWRKRYGKPAAVARDDDQAAEVRRLKRELQRVTEERDIPKKSGRVLRQGCKVKYAFIAAHRLQFSIRAMCRCLRVQPSGFYAWLKDPLSRRAREDQRQIELIRAAWSESGKVYGYRKLHDDLADMGESCCPNRVARLTRLAGIRAQIGYKRRPGHYAGKPSLAVDNTLDRRFDVEAPDKAWVTDITYIRTHEGFAYLAVVIDLFSRRVVGWSMQARQTTNVVLQALLAAVWRRKPKERVLVHSDQGSQFTSMEWASFLKHHDLQPSMSRRGNCHDNAVAESFFNLLKRERIRRKVYRTRDEARGDVFDYIEMFYNPTRKHARNGMLSPIEFERQYKAKAEGV, encoded by the exons ATGGGCAAAGCGAACTTCACCGAGGACTTCAAACGCGACGCGGTCCTTCAGATCACCGAGCGGGGCTATCCGGTTGCGGAGGTGGCGGCGCGGCTAGGGATCAGCAAGTACTCGCTCTACGAGTGGAGGAAACGGTACGGCAAGCCTGCCGCCGTGGCCCGCGATGACGATCAGGCTGCCGAGGTCCGCCGGCTGAAGCGCGAGTTGCAGCGCGTGACGGAGGAGCGCGACATCC CTAAAAAAAGCGGCCGCGTACTTCGCCAAGGATGCAAAGTGAAGTACGCGTTCATCGCCGCGCATCGCCTGCAGTTTTCGATCCGCGCCATGTGTCGGTGCCTGCGTGTCCAGCCCAGCGGCTTTTACGCCTGGCTGAAGGATCCGCTGAGCAGGCGCGCTCGGGAGGACCAACGACAGATCGAGCTGATCCGCGCGGCATGGAGCGAGAGCGGCAAGGTCTATGGCTATCGTAAGCTTCACGACGATCTGGCGGACATGGGCGAGAGCTGCTGCCCAAACCGGGTTGCGCGGCTGACGCGACTTGCCGGCATCCGGGCGCAGATCGGCTACAAGCGCCGCCCCGGCCACTATGCCGGCAAGCCGTCCCTGGCCGTCGACAACACGCTCGATCGCCGGTTCGACGTGGAGGCGCCTGACAAGGCCTGGGTGACCGACATCACCTATATCCGCACCCATGAGGGCTTCGCCTATCTGGCGGTCGTGATCGATCTTTTCTCCCGCCGCGTCGTCGGCTGGTCCATGCAGGCCCGGCAGACGACCAACGTCGTGCTTCAGGCGCTGCTGGCTGCCGTCTGGCGACGTAAGCCGAAGGAGCGTGTGTTGGTGCATTCGGACCAGGGAAGCCAGTTCACCAGCATGGAGTGGGCTTCGTTCCTGAAACACCACGATCTGCAGCCGTCGATGAGCCGTCGCGGCAACTGCCATGACAACGCCGTCGCCGAGAGCTTTTTCAACCTGCTCAAGCGCGAGCGTATCCGCCGCAAGGTCTACCGCACGCGCGACGAGGCACGCGGGGACGTGTTCGATTACATCGAGATGTTCTACAACCCCACCCGCAAGCACGCACGGAATGGGATGCTGTCGCCCATCGAGTTCGAACGGCAGTACAAAGCCAAAGCCGAGGGCGTCTAG
- a CDS encoding phage capsid protein: MADATVSRLGMSNATGADDALFLKKWSGEVATLFDEKNVFLPLTRVRTVSGTNSAQFPIIGNAAAYYHTPGQDLQGQLIKHAQRTITIDRLLVSPVYIPKIDEAKNHYDVRSIYAAKCAASLAIKADKTIAQLLVNAARSANAITDAAGGTVLKKTTFATSSDDLLQGIWDIARIFDEKDVDEDGRHIAVRPLQYYGLAQNTKVLNKDWGGAGAYAEGNVIKVANVTIVKSNHLPITNVTDGEQAAYNGDFTNTVAVGFTADAVGTVKLLDLASEGEWKIEKQATLMVSKYAMGHGVLRAEAAVELSKAAS; the protein is encoded by the coding sequence ATGGCTGATGCTACCGTTTCGCGCCTTGGTATGTCCAACGCCACTGGCGCGGATGACGCCCTGTTCCTGAAGAAGTGGTCGGGCGAGGTCGCCACGCTCTTCGACGAGAAGAACGTCTTCCTCCCGCTCACCCGCGTCCGCACCGTCTCCGGTACGAACTCCGCTCAGTTCCCGATCATCGGTAACGCGGCGGCCTACTACCACACGCCGGGTCAGGACCTTCAGGGCCAGCTCATCAAGCACGCCCAGCGCACGATCACCATCGACCGCCTTCTGGTCTCCCCGGTCTACATCCCGAAGATTGATGAGGCCAAGAACCACTATGACGTGCGCTCTATCTACGCCGCGAAGTGCGCTGCCTCGCTCGCCATCAAGGCGGACAAGACCATCGCCCAGCTCCTCGTGAATGCGGCCCGTTCGGCCAACGCCATCACCGATGCGGCGGGCGGCACGGTCCTCAAGAAGACCACCTTCGCGACCTCCTCGGATGACCTGCTTCAGGGCATTTGGGACATCGCCCGCATCTTCGACGAGAAGGACGTGGACGAGGACGGCCGCCACATCGCGGTTCGCCCGCTCCAGTATTACGGCCTCGCGCAGAACACGAAGGTCCTGAACAAGGATTGGGGTGGCGCGGGCGCGTATGCCGAGGGCAACGTGATCAAGGTGGCGAACGTCACCATCGTGAAGTCCAACCACCTCCCGATCACCAACGTCACGGATGGCGAACAGGCCGCCTACAACGGCGACTTCACCAACACCGTCGCCGTGGGCTTCACCGCCGACGCGGTGGGCACCGTGAAGCTGCTCGACCTCGCGTCCGAGGGCGAGTGGAAGATCGAGAAGCAGGCGACCCTGATGGTGTCCAAGTATGCCATGGGCCACGGCGTCCTCCGCGCGGAAGCGGCGGTGGAGCTGTCCAAGGCTGCCTCCTGA
- a CDS encoding portal protein — MTTAASRYGVLEVDQTPYRTRAEECAKLTIPTLVPPVGAGPGHKYVTPFQSIGARGVNNLASKLLLALLPPNAPFFRYKMEPELLAQANIAPALKSKVEEALGHMERRIMSEVETTSLRVSIFEALKYLIVAGNVLLQLQPDNSVRVWRLGSYVVRRDPSGRIMEILTREEVDVDTLEPAMKALVEQERGGTAQLPSDTKKNTLTLYTWVRRADAKWTVHQEIGNTPVPGSDGTYPLDASPFVALRFSKVDGEHYGRSYVEEYLGDLASLEALSQAIVEGTAAAAKVLFLVNPNGTTRQKTLTDSPNGAVRTGNKDDVGVLQVDKAADFRVALETIQQITQRLAFAFLLNTAVQRKGERVTAEEVRYMAGEIEDALGGVYSILALELQPPLLARLVYQMRRQRKLPKMPSNAIRPAIVTGLEALGRGHDLTKLNLLLQQIAPLGQEVISERLNVGDYITRVATALSVETQGLVRSDEEVQQARAAQAQQAMAQQLVDKLGPGGMNIVRDQLNPSNQQEGTAA; from the coding sequence ATGACGACAGCCGCCAGCCGCTACGGAGTGCTGGAGGTTGACCAAACCCCTTATCGGACCCGAGCGGAAGAGTGCGCAAAGCTCACCATTCCCACGCTGGTCCCTCCGGTGGGCGCTGGACCGGGCCACAAATATGTGACCCCGTTTCAGTCCATCGGGGCGCGGGGGGTGAACAACCTCGCATCTAAGCTCCTACTGGCCCTCCTTCCGCCGAACGCGCCCTTCTTCCGCTACAAGATGGAGCCTGAGCTGCTCGCTCAGGCCAACATCGCCCCGGCTCTCAAGTCGAAGGTGGAAGAGGCGCTCGGCCACATGGAGCGCCGCATCATGAGCGAGGTGGAAACAACCTCGCTTCGGGTCTCCATCTTCGAGGCCCTCAAATACCTGATCGTTGCCGGCAACGTTCTTCTCCAGCTCCAACCGGACAACAGCGTCCGTGTGTGGCGCCTTGGCTCCTATGTTGTCCGCCGCGACCCCTCAGGCCGCATCATGGAAATCCTGACGCGCGAAGAGGTGGACGTGGACACGCTCGAACCGGCCATGAAGGCGCTGGTTGAGCAGGAGCGAGGGGGCACCGCACAGCTTCCCTCGGACACGAAGAAGAACACGCTCACGCTCTACACGTGGGTGCGCCGCGCCGATGCCAAGTGGACCGTTCATCAGGAAATTGGCAACACGCCCGTTCCCGGTTCCGATGGCACATACCCGCTGGACGCTTCGCCGTTTGTGGCCCTCCGCTTCTCCAAGGTGGATGGCGAGCACTACGGCCGGTCCTATGTTGAGGAATATCTCGGAGACCTGGCCTCCCTTGAGGCGCTGTCTCAGGCCATCGTGGAGGGCACCGCCGCAGCCGCGAAGGTCCTCTTCCTCGTGAACCCCAACGGGACCACGCGGCAGAAGACGTTGACCGATAGCCCCAACGGCGCCGTCCGAACGGGCAACAAGGACGACGTGGGCGTCCTTCAGGTCGATAAGGCCGCCGACTTCCGTGTGGCCCTTGAGACCATCCAACAGATCACTCAGCGCCTCGCCTTCGCCTTCCTCCTGAATACCGCCGTGCAGCGGAAGGGGGAGCGCGTGACGGCCGAGGAGGTCCGCTACATGGCGGGTGAGATTGAGGACGCCCTCGGCGGCGTCTACTCCATCCTCGCGCTCGAACTTCAGCCGCCGCTTCTGGCCCGCTTGGTCTACCAGATGCGGCGCCAGCGGAAGCTCCCGAAGATGCCCTCGAACGCCATCCGGCCGGCGATTGTCACCGGACTTGAGGCGCTCGGCCGGGGCCACGACCTCACCAAGCTCAATCTCCTGCTCCAGCAGATTGCGCCGCTCGGGCAGGAGGTCATCTCGGAGCGCCTCAACGTGGGCGACTACATCACCCGAGTTGCCACCGCGCTCTCCGTGGAGACGCAGGGCCTTGTTCGCTCCGATGAAGAAGTCCAGCAGGCGCGCGCCGCTCAGGCGCAGCAGGCCATGGCTCAGCAGCTCGTCGACAAGCTCGGTCCCGGTGGAATGAACATCGTCCGTGACCAGCTCAATCCCAGCAACCAGCAAGAAGGAACCGCCGCTTGA
- a CDS encoding DNA polymerase: MAKDADTGEVFDFSDDLRGPGDVERGVELLALADELIGHNILKFDLPALRKLYPNFQPKGRLFDTLIAARLVKPETDLWDGKLVKAGRMPPKVRKTRHSLEAWGYRLGQMKGEYGKDEKGNDLPGKWDAWNDSMHAYCIQDVEVTDALLKWIEARKPAPASLALEFEFAEIMARQERHGFAFDRNAATFLYEQLVKRRLELSKALQETFPPKRVETIFIPKVNNKARGYVKGEPFTKVELIEFNPASRQMIADRLKALGWVPEQHTDSGQAKIDDGVLSKLDYPEAKPLAEYFLVEKRIGMLAEGDQAWLRVERNGRIHGSVNTIGAVTGRCTHSHPNVAQVPKVGTPYGADCRALFMASAGKVLVGADLSGLELRCLAHFMAKYDGGAYAKVLLEGDIHWVNVQALGLTDEERDDHNILHKIYRNGAKTFIYAFLYGAGDKKIGETVLDIVRAARREGIDTAELEKRFFRGKSNPGEEELKAAGKKLKATFLKKVPALKLLKESIEFFVDGYRPMPLPERVEDPELWKQGGDGTWWRKRTKGGYLIGLDGRKLFVRSGHAALNTLLQSAGALIAKQAAILAFRQLTENGRVFGKDYAFVANVHDELQAEAKKEIADELGRTLVDCFRLAGEHFKFRVRIDGEYKVGANWRETH; this comes from the coding sequence GTGGCGAAGGACGCCGACACCGGGGAAGTCTTCGACTTCTCCGATGATCTTCGCGGCCCCGGTGATGTTGAGCGCGGCGTCGAACTCCTCGCCCTGGCTGACGAGTTGATCGGCCACAACATCCTCAAGTTCGACCTTCCGGCGCTCCGCAAGCTCTATCCGAATTTCCAACCCAAGGGCCGCCTCTTCGACACCCTCATTGCCGCCCGGCTGGTGAAGCCCGAGACGGACCTTTGGGATGGCAAGCTGGTCAAGGCCGGCCGTATGCCGCCGAAGGTGCGCAAGACGCGCCACTCGCTGGAAGCGTGGGGCTACCGGCTCGGCCAGATGAAGGGCGAGTACGGCAAGGACGAGAAGGGGAACGACCTTCCCGGCAAGTGGGATGCGTGGAACGACTCCATGCACGCCTACTGCATTCAGGACGTGGAGGTCACGGACGCCCTCCTGAAGTGGATCGAGGCGCGGAAGCCGGCCCCCGCATCACTCGCTCTTGAGTTCGAGTTCGCGGAAATCATGGCGCGGCAGGAGCGCCACGGCTTCGCCTTCGACCGCAACGCGGCGACGTTCCTCTATGAGCAGCTCGTGAAGCGCCGGCTGGAACTCAGCAAGGCCCTTCAGGAGACGTTCCCGCCCAAGCGCGTCGAAACCATCTTCATCCCGAAGGTGAACAACAAGGCGCGCGGCTACGTCAAAGGCGAGCCGTTCACGAAGGTTGAGCTGATCGAGTTCAACCCGGCGTCCCGGCAGATGATTGCCGACCGCCTGAAGGCGCTGGGGTGGGTGCCCGAGCAGCACACCGACAGCGGCCAAGCCAAAATCGACGACGGCGTTCTGTCGAAGCTGGACTACCCCGAGGCGAAGCCGCTCGCGGAATACTTCCTCGTCGAGAAGCGCATCGGCATGTTGGCCGAGGGCGATCAGGCGTGGCTCCGCGTCGAGCGCAACGGCCGCATCCACGGCAGCGTCAACACCATCGGCGCCGTCACCGGCCGATGCACCCATTCGCACCCCAACGTGGCCCAAGTCCCCAAGGTGGGGACGCCCTATGGCGCCGATTGCCGCGCCCTCTTCATGGCCTCTGCCGGCAAGGTGCTGGTGGGCGCCGACCTCTCGGGCCTTGAGCTGCGCTGCCTCGCCCACTTCATGGCGAAATATGACGGCGGCGCTTACGCCAAGGTCCTCCTTGAGGGCGACATCCATTGGGTGAACGTGCAGGCCCTCGGCCTCACGGATGAGGAGCGGGATGACCACAACATCCTGCACAAGATTTACCGCAACGGCGCCAAGACCTTCATCTACGCCTTCCTCTACGGGGCCGGCGACAAGAAGATCGGCGAGACCGTCCTCGACATCGTGCGTGCCGCGCGCCGCGAGGGCATCGACACGGCCGAGCTGGAGAAGCGGTTCTTCCGGGGCAAGTCAAACCCCGGCGAGGAAGAGCTGAAGGCTGCCGGCAAGAAGCTCAAGGCGACCTTCCTCAAGAAGGTGCCGGCCCTGAAGCTGCTCAAAGAGAGCATTGAGTTCTTCGTTGACGGCTACCGTCCGATGCCTCTGCCCGAGCGCGTCGAAGACCCCGAGCTTTGGAAGCAGGGGGGAGACGGCACTTGGTGGCGGAAGCGCACCAAGGGCGGCTACCTCATCGGCCTCGACGGTCGCAAGCTCTTCGTCCGCTCAGGCCACGCAGCCCTCAACACGTTGCTGCAATCTGCTGGCGCCTTGATCGCCAAGCAAGCGGCCATCCTCGCATTCCGACAACTCACCGAGAACGGGCGTGTGTTCGGCAAGGACTACGCCTTCGTGGCGAACGTCCATGACGAATTGCAGGCCGAAGCCAAGAAGGAAATTGCAGATGAACTCGGCCGTACCCTTGTCGATTGCTTCCGCCTCGCGGGTGAGCATTTCAAGTTCCGCGTCCGCATCGACGGCGAATACAAAGTCGGGGCGAATTGGCGTGAAACGCACTAG
- a CDS encoding DnaB-like helicase C-terminal domain-containing protein: protein MIREESSFIGKEPCPACGSRDNLGRYSDGHGHCFGCGYYEPGDGSAPRQPNDNRSERLNADLIRGGDIAALPKRKLTEETCRKFGYRLGEYKGKPVQIAPFYDSDRNEVAQKLRFANKDFKVLGDLKEAGLFGQHLWGQGGKKVVVTEGEIDALTVSQLQGNKWPVVSVPNGAQGALKSIKKNLEWLETFEQVVFMFDMDEPGLKASAECAAALSPGKAAVASLPLKDPSECLQAGKGEAVITAIWNAKVYRPDGIVSGSEITLEMLRQTVTNGFALPYPKLNEMLGGLRKRELTLLTAGSGIGKSTLARELAYHLHQAHGCTIGSVYLEESKEKTAQGYIAIHNDVPLGKLRADPSCIPETAWGESLKNIIQTRMFFYDHFGSLDSENLLSKLRYLAVSCGVDFIILDHISIVVSGQESSSEGERKDIDRLMTKLRSLVEETGVGVIAIVHLNKPEGSAHEEGGRVTLSHLRGSGSLKQLSDNVLALERDQQGETPSVSMMRLLKNREFGEVGPADHVRYDKFTGRLLPHDPEGAFMDESGADDVPF from the coding sequence GTGATCCGCGAGGAAAGCTCCTTCATCGGGAAGGAGCCATGCCCGGCCTGCGGTTCGAGGGACAACCTCGGCCGCTATTCGGACGGCCACGGCCACTGCTTCGGCTGCGGCTATTACGAGCCGGGGGATGGAAGCGCCCCCCGGCAGCCTAACGACAACAGGAGCGAACGGCTGAACGCCGACCTCATTAGGGGCGGTGACATCGCCGCCCTGCCGAAACGCAAGCTCACCGAGGAGACGTGCCGGAAGTTCGGCTACCGCCTTGGCGAGTACAAGGGCAAGCCGGTCCAGATTGCCCCGTTCTACGACAGCGACCGGAACGAAGTGGCGCAGAAGCTCCGCTTCGCCAACAAGGACTTCAAGGTTCTCGGGGACCTCAAGGAGGCCGGCCTCTTCGGCCAGCACCTTTGGGGACAGGGCGGCAAGAAGGTCGTCGTCACCGAGGGCGAGATAGATGCGCTTACCGTGTCTCAGCTCCAGGGCAACAAGTGGCCCGTGGTGTCTGTGCCGAACGGCGCGCAAGGTGCCCTCAAGTCCATCAAGAAGAACCTCGAATGGCTGGAGACCTTCGAGCAGGTCGTCTTCATGTTCGACATGGACGAGCCCGGCCTGAAGGCTTCCGCCGAGTGCGCCGCTGCCCTCTCTCCGGGCAAGGCAGCCGTCGCCTCGTTGCCCCTGAAGGACCCCAGCGAGTGCCTTCAGGCAGGCAAGGGCGAGGCGGTCATCACCGCCATATGGAACGCCAAGGTCTACCGGCCGGACGGCATTGTGTCCGGTTCCGAAATCACCTTGGAGATGCTGCGCCAGACCGTGACCAACGGCTTCGCGCTGCCCTATCCCAAGCTGAACGAGATGCTCGGGGGCCTGCGAAAGCGTGAGCTAACCCTGCTCACGGCCGGATCGGGCATCGGCAAATCCACCCTTGCCCGCGAGCTAGCCTATCACCTCCACCAAGCGCACGGCTGCACCATCGGCAGCGTCTATCTGGAGGAGAGCAAGGAGAAGACCGCTCAGGGCTACATCGCCATCCACAACGATGTCCCCCTCGGCAAGCTCCGTGCCGACCCCTCGTGCATCCCCGAGACCGCGTGGGGCGAGTCGCTGAAGAACATCATCCAGACCCGGATGTTCTTCTACGACCACTTCGGCTCGCTCGACAGCGAGAACCTGCTCTCCAAGCTGCGCTACCTCGCCGTTTCTTGTGGCGTGGACTTCATCATCCTTGACCACATAAGCATCGTGGTCTCGGGGCAGGAGAGCAGCTCCGAGGGCGAGCGCAAAGACATCGACCGGCTCATGACGAAGCTGCGCTCGCTGGTGGAAGAGACCGGTGTGGGCGTCATTGCCATCGTTCATCTGAACAAGCCGGAAGGCTCAGCCCATGAAGAGGGCGGGCGTGTCACGCTCTCCCACCTTCGCGGCTCGGGCTCGTTGAAGCAGCTCAGCGACAACGTGCTGGCGCTGGAGCGAGACCAGCAGGGCGAGACGCCGAGCGTGTCGATGATGCGCCTTCTCAAGAACCGGGAGTTCGGTGAGGTGGGGCCGGCTGACCACGTTCGCTACGACAAGTTCACCGGCCGCCTCCTGCCCCACGACCCCGAAGGTGCCTTCATGGATGAGTCCGGGGCGGACGACGTGCCATTTTAG